A single Henriciella sp. AS95 DNA region contains:
- a CDS encoding S41 family peptidase, translating into MSVLLAAALAALCPVEADVMDEAARAFEAHYVLQDRAPSIALAIREDAAVLPRSDACQAPERFADEATAYLRDVSNDRHVKLDATRASPEDAEADEGGSWIEDWYAAAPSKNHGVAAVEILDGNIGYLKLTSFYDLPETWARYGAAFTLLQDTEALILDLRGNGGGSPEAELRVQWSMLEPGTTPPIVMDRGADGLEQRPVPEIDWPRYGARRPLYILTSGRTFSAAEAVTYGLQAAGRARVVGEATGGGAHMVGDGLALSDSFSLYMPEERPISPHTGGNWEGAGVPPDLVVDASDALDAALDDLTILLAAETAD; encoded by the coding sequence ATGAGCGTTCTTCTTGCAGCGGCCCTCGCTGCGCTTTGCCCGGTCGAGGCCGATGTGATGGACGAGGCTGCCCGTGCATTTGAGGCGCACTATGTGTTGCAGGACCGGGCGCCTTCAATCGCGCTGGCGATCCGCGAGGACGCTGCCGTGCTACCGCGCAGTGATGCCTGTCAGGCCCCCGAGCGTTTTGCGGATGAGGCGACAGCCTATCTGCGCGATGTGTCGAACGACAGGCATGTGAAACTGGACGCCACACGCGCATCGCCAGAGGACGCCGAGGCCGATGAGGGCGGGTCGTGGATCGAGGACTGGTATGCGGCTGCACCATCGAAAAACCATGGCGTTGCCGCAGTCGAGATTCTCGACGGCAATATCGGCTATCTGAAGCTTACCAGTTTCTACGACCTGCCTGAGACATGGGCGCGCTATGGCGCGGCCTTCACCCTGTTGCAGGACACTGAAGCCCTGATTCTTGACCTGCGCGGCAATGGTGGCGGGTCTCCTGAAGCAGAGCTGCGCGTTCAATGGTCGATGCTTGAGCCGGGTACCACACCGCCGATCGTCATGGATCGGGGCGCCGATGGCCTGGAGCAGCGGCCCGTGCCGGAAATTGACTGGCCGCGCTATGGCGCCCGGCGGCCGCTCTACATCCTGACCAGTGGCCGAACATTTTCAGCGGCCGAAGCGGTCACTTATGGTTTGCAGGCCGCAGGTCGTGCGCGCGTGGTCGGCGAAGCGACAGGCGGCGGGGCTCACATGGTCGGCGATGGCCTGGCCTTGTCAGATAGTTTCAGCCTTTACATGCCAGAAGAGCGCCCGATCAGCCCGCATACTGGCGGTAACTGGGAAGGCGCCGGCGTGCCGCCCGATCTTGTGGTTGACGCAAGCGACGCGCTCGATGCGGCGCTCGATGACCTGACGATATTGCTTGCAGCAGAGACGGCCGACTAA
- the hemN gene encoding oxygen-independent coproporphyrinogen III oxidase, translating into MKNEWIPYARAAVPRYTSYPTAVQFHDGVGAVEAERWADSVDHDKPISVYVHIPFCERLCWYCGCHTSVPNGYSRVTRYVDLLHKEIELWASHVPTHGGVKHLHFGGGSPNALSADDFIEVSEHICEAFGLLPDAEFAVELDPRSLTPERIGALAMSGVTRASLGVQTLAPHVQEAINRIQPRDMLARAVEDMRGAGISGINMDLMYGLPHQTVDDVIDTACFAAAAGADRVAVFGYAHVPWFAKHQRAIDEAALPGLTERFRQAEAVAGTLAAAGYEPVGLDHFARPGDEMAAAAREGLLHRNFQGYTTDPCETLIGLGVSSISAFRQGFVQSTKDRRAWETSVLMGQLPTERGVVVTEEDRLRGRAIEALMCSLTVDVEAVCREMGADPHALDDALTRAAPLAAAGLCVIEGTRITVPEPARALMRTVARCFDAYVPDETAAPRHAKAV; encoded by the coding sequence ATGAAAAACGAATGGATCCCCTATGCGCGCGCTGCGGTGCCGCGTTATACGAGCTACCCGACGGCGGTGCAGTTTCACGATGGCGTTGGCGCGGTAGAGGCCGAGCGCTGGGCTGATAGTGTCGATCATGACAAGCCGATCTCGGTCTATGTCCATATCCCCTTCTGTGAGCGCCTCTGCTGGTATTGCGGGTGCCATACGAGCGTGCCCAACGGCTATTCGCGCGTCACGCGCTATGTCGACCTGCTGCACAAGGAAATCGAGCTCTGGGCGAGCCATGTGCCCACGCATGGTGGGGTAAAGCATCTTCACTTCGGGGGCGGCTCTCCCAACGCTCTCTCAGCCGATGATTTCATCGAGGTCTCCGAGCATATCTGTGAGGCGTTTGGTTTGTTGCCCGACGCCGAGTTCGCTGTGGAGCTGGACCCGCGCTCGCTCACCCCTGAGCGGATCGGCGCGCTCGCCATGAGCGGCGTGACCCGTGCCAGCCTCGGCGTCCAGACGCTCGCGCCGCATGTGCAGGAAGCGATCAACCGCATCCAGCCGCGAGACATGCTCGCGCGTGCCGTTGAGGACATGCGCGGTGCCGGGATTTCCGGGATCAATATGGATCTCATGTACGGTCTGCCGCACCAGACGGTGGACGACGTCATCGATACGGCCTGCTTCGCCGCGGCGGCAGGCGCCGACCGCGTCGCGGTCTTCGGCTATGCGCACGTCCCATGGTTCGCCAAGCATCAGAGGGCGATCGATGAGGCGGCGCTACCGGGGCTGACCGAGCGCTTCAGGCAGGCCGAAGCCGTCGCCGGGACGCTGGCGGCGGCTGGATATGAGCCCGTCGGACTGGACCACTTTGCAAGGCCCGGCGACGAAATGGCCGCTGCGGCGCGAGAAGGGCTCCTGCACCGCAATTTCCAGGGCTATACGACCGACCCCTGCGAAACACTTATCGGGCTCGGTGTGTCGTCCATTTCGGCGTTCCGGCAGGGCTTCGTGCAATCGACCAAGGACCGGCGGGCCTGGGAAACCTCCGTTTTGATGGGCCAGCTGCCGACCGAGCGGGGTGTCGTCGTGACCGAAGAAGACCGGCTGCGCGGCCGGGCGATCGAAGCCCTGATGTGTTCACTGACCGTCGATGTTGAGGCGGTCTGCCGCGAGATGGGGGCGGACCCACACGCTCTGGATGACGCGCTGACGCGCGCTGCGCCGCTTGCGGCAGCAGGCCTCTGCGTGATCGAGGGGACACGGATAACCGTGCCGGAGCCTGCCCGCGCCCTGATGCGGACCGTCGCGCGCTGCTTCGATGCCTATGTCCCGGATGAGACCGCCGCGCCCCGTCACGCCAAGGCGGTGTGA